The Amblyomma americanum isolate KBUSLIRL-KWMA chromosome 3, ASM5285725v1, whole genome shotgun sequence genome window below encodes:
- the LOC144124741 gene encoding uncharacterized protein LOC144124741, whose protein sequence is MDYHPDCYRQVTNEAVFNPEDSLVFSVLQSPSTTELGNVTHTNWEHLGPSLATNEENSVGYLSPDFTAKPFRCNLCPYTSTKYEEFVRHIEWHDGIAKFECSLCTMAFDTSHDLEIHMSCHAREKPYECDQCPFAAVSRSKLDVHKRTHTGERPYKCDKCPHAAATRFNLEMHKRTHTGEKPYECDKCLYAAATRGNLEKHKRTHTGEKPYKCDECLHAATTRFNLEMHKRRHTGERPYECDKCLYAAATRGNLEIHKRTHTGERPYKCDKCLYAAATRRTLAEHRRRHTGEKPYKCEVCSYRAIQKWNLDRHMRTHRRAEGFHCTLCSFVCSSTESLKQHICGQ, encoded by the exons ATGGACTATCACCCCGACTGCTACCGCCAAGTGACAAACG AGGCTGTATTCAATCCAGAGGACAGTCTCGTTTTTTCTGTCCTACAATCGCCGTCGACCACTGAGCTCGGAAATGTAACCCACACAAATTGGGAGCACCTGGGACCATCGCTGGCTACGAATGAAGAAAATTCTGTTGGGTATCTGAGCCCTGACTTCACAGCAAAGCCGTTCAGATGCAACCTCTGTCCCTACACTTCTACTAAATATGAAGAATTTGTGAGACACATAGAATGGCACGACGGAATAGCGAAATTTGAATGCTCCTTGTGCACAATGGCGTTTGATACGTCCCACGACCTTGAAATCCATATGTCATGTCACGCTCGGGAGAAACCATACGAGTGCGACCAGTGCCCCTTTGCAGCTGTTTCACGTAGCAAGTTAGAtgtgcacaagcgtacgcacacaggcgaaagaccctacaagtgcgacaagtgccctCATGCAGCGGCTACACGTTTCAACCTAGAaatgcacaagcgtacgcacacaggcgaaaaaccCTACGAAtgcgacaagtgcctttatgcagcggctacACGTGGCAACCTAgaaaagcacaagcgtacgcacacaggcgaaaaaccctacaagtgcgacgaGTGCCTTCATGCAGCGACTACACGTTTCAACCTAGAAATGCACAAGCGTAGGCACACGGGCGAAAGACCCTACGAAtgcgacaagtgcctttatgcagcggctacACGTGGCAACCTAGAAAtacacaagcgtacgcacacaggcgaaagaccctacaagtgtgacaagtgcctttatgcagcggctacACGTCGCACCCTAGCTGAGCACAGGCGTAGGCACACAGGAGAAAAACCctacaaatgtgaagtgtgttccTATCGGGCGATACAGAAATGGAATTTGGACCGTCACATGCGTACGCATCGAAGAGCTGAGGGCTTTCACTGTACTCTGTGTTcattcgtgtgttcaagcactgagagcctcaAACAGCACATCTGCGGACAATAG
- the LOC144123164 gene encoding G2/mitotic-specific cyclin-B2-like produces the protein MELLWAVALRVAVEHKEPVHEVCYRSYLASLHGMEGRTEQELCAMEEDIYRAVGWFLDLPSPQDFLRRNCNATMASEQEHLTALNILELCFIDFTMAWMKPSKKAASALYYVMHLHGKQNLCWGPEMQLCSGHDIGVLQPIVTGMQLLMIATCESEHRA, from the exons ATGGAGCTGCTGTGGGCAGTAGCTCTGCGTGTTGCGGTGGAGCATAAAGAGCCCGTGCACGAAGTGTGCTACCGCTCCTACCTCGCATCACTTCATGGCATGGAAGGGCGCACGGAACAAGAACTGTGCGCCATGGAAGAGGACATTTACCGGGCTGTCGGTTGGTTCCTGGACTTGCCGTCACCCCAGGATTTTCTTCGTCGCAACTGCAATGCTACCATG GCAAGCGAGCAGGAACATCTCACGGCTTTGAACATCCTCGAGTTATGCTTTATCGACTTCACCATGGCTTGGATGAAGCCCTCCAAGAAGGCCGCATCTGCTCTGTACTATGTCATGCACTTACACGGGAAGCAAAACCTGTG CTGGGGCCCCGAGATGCAGTTGTGCAGTGGTCACGACATAGGCGTCCTGCAGCCTATAGTGACAGGGATGCAACTGTTGATGATAGCCACCTGCGAAAGCGAACATAGG GCCTAA